The segment TACAGCCCCTTGCGGCATGCTAAAATCTTAGCAGGAGCGATGGTTGCGTGGAGCCGTCTCGGATTTGTTGTCTGCTCCGGGTGACCCGACCGACCGAAATGGGCGCTCGTCCCGAGGTGTCGCGATGGCTGAGATGGAAAGTCCCTATGGCAGTCAAAGAGCCGGCCATGTCTGGCCGGAGTGGTATGGCGGCCTCGCCGCCTACCGCAACCCCGACAATTGGAAAGCCGCCGGGCAGCTGGCTAACACCCTTCTCCCCTATTTTGCCCTGTGGTACCTGATGGTGCGCTCACTGCAGCTCGGCTACCCGTATCCCGTCACCCTCCTTCTTGCCCTGCCGGCCGCCGCCCTGCTCGTGCGGATCTTCATCCTCTTTCACGACTGCGTGCACGGCTCCTTCTTCTCTGCCAAGGGGGCGAATACCTTCTGCGGCTACCTCTGCGGTCTCCTGGTCTTTACCTCCTTTGAGAACTGGCGCTTCAGCCATCTGCGCCATCACGCCACCTACGCCAACCTCGATACCCGCGGCTACGGCGACATCTGGACGATGACCAGGAGCGAGTATGCCGGAGCCGACCGCACCACGCGCTGGCAGTACCGCCTGTACCGCAATCCCCTGGTGATGTTCCCCCTCGGCGCACTCTACAGCTTCCTCCTCGGCCACCGCCTCCCGACACGCAATAGCCGGCGGGCCGAGCGGATGAGCGTCCTCCTCACCAACCTCCTCCTCCTCGGCATCTCCCTGCTCGTCAGTCACTTCATCGGCTGGCGGATCTACCTGCTGGTGCAGATCCCGGTCCTGGGGCTGGCCGGGGCCGCCGGGATCTGGCTCTTTTATGTCCAGCACCAGTTCAGCGGGGTCTACTGGGCGCGCAAGGAAGAGTGGAATCCGCTGCGCGCCGCCATGGAGGGGAGCTCCTTCTATCGACTCCCGCCGCTGCTGCGCTGGTTCTCCGGCAATATCGGCTACCACCATATCCACCACCTCGGCCCCCGTATCCCCAACTACCGGCTGCGCGCCTGTTTCGCCGCCATTCCGGCGTTAAACGCCAAAGCGCCCCTCACCCTCGCTGCGAGTTTATCGGCGGTGCGCCTGAAGCTCTGGGATGAGGAGGCGCAGCAGCTGGTTGCTTTTGATTGATTGCCGGTCTGTTGCCTCCCCCTTTGGCAAAGAGGAATGAGGGGGATTTCGCAGTCATTTTATTGACTTTGATTAAATAGTCAGCTCTAATGCCGGTCACAAAAAGGGGGACGCCCGTCGGGGCCGGCGTTCTTCGCGACCATCTTCACCGCCGCCCCGGTTTCGTCCGAGGTGGCGGTTTTTCTTTGCGGGTGAGTCGATTTTTTGTGGGTGCGGTTGCAGTCGCGGGGGCGGGGTGAGTGGGGACGAGAAGATTGATATTTTTAAGCGGGTGGATGGATCTTATTGGACCTCTTCGTCTGGATAAATGTGCCATTTGGGAAGATCAGCGGTTCACGCGCGCGGGTGCGCGGGGCCGGTCAAATACGAGTTAGATTTTAAAAAATACTTAACAGGACAATGACATGGACAATTACCAAGACCCGAAACCAGGCAAAACTTACATCAGCCCCCGACTTGACTCATTCGGCGATCCTGAGCGTAAGGTTCGCATAGCGACTAAACTTATTGAACAACCGAGTACGTATGCGTTCGCAAAGATTAAGGACGAACTTGTCCTGCGGCATAAGGAAAATGCAGAATCTTGCATAACAGCAAAGTTTTTTGAAGACGATCGGGGAATCTTCGTTCTCAGTATCCAGGGCTACACTGTAGCAACCAATAAGCCGCGTAACGCCAGTTTTTCATTCATCGGCGATGAGATTGAAAAATTAGTTGAGTTCCTAAATCACATTCAGGCTATGCCGATCAAGAACAGCGGTCCACTGAAAATCACCGACGAAGACCTACGAAAAATTGTTCTCTCCAGCGTTCAGGCGCAAGCCATCTTTCATGACAACCAAGAGCTATTTGCAGAGATTTTACGCTCGGAAATCACCAAAGATGATTTGGTTGCGGTTGGCTTTCGCAAACGCCAACTGCAAGTGTTCCAAAGGCTCCTTGAAGATGTCGAATATTTCAATGACGTCAAGACTAAAAAGCAGTGCTCCAATGAAGCAGTGTGGCAGCGGTTCTTTGAGAAGAACCCATGGATATTCGGTTATGGCCTGAGCTACATTCAGCTATCAGGCCTGGATGACAGGAAGCTTGAGCAAGTAGTACATGGGCATACGGTCACTGAGCCTGGTAAGAGGGTAGATGCCTTGCTTCGTACTCGCGGAGTTATTTCGAGTCTATGTTTCGTCGAGATCAAAACTCACAAAACACCACTACTTCAAGGCCAATCATATCGCCAAGGATGCTGGGCTCCTTCGTCTGAACTTACCGGAGGCATATCACAGGTTCAGGGCACGGTTGCTCTTGCTACGGAAACAATACGCACTAAACTTTCGCTTGTGGACGATGTTGGAAATCCAACAGGCGAGGAGGCATTCAACTACTCTCCAAAATCATTTTTGGTTGTAGGCAGTCTGCAAGAGTTCGTTGGTGACCACGGCATCAACCAGGAACGCTACCGCTCATTCGAACTATTCAGGCGAAATACGACAAGCCCCGAGATCATCACTTTCGATGAACTCTATGAACGCGCCCGGTTCATCGTTCAACAGTATGAAGCTTAACTCTCGGCTGGGCTAGGCCCGAAAGCTTCCGGTCAGCCTGGCGTTAAGCCGCGCCACCCCAAGCCTGACCAAAGAGTAAGGAGGCTGCCGTATGAAGCATCACAACGCAGTCCGTATTGAGGGGCATGTAAGCGCGGGGTTTGAGCCTGT is part of the Deltaproteobacteria bacterium HGW-Deltaproteobacteria-4 genome and harbors:
- a CDS encoding DUF4263 domain-containing protein; this translates as MDNYQDPKPGKTYISPRLDSFGDPERKVRIATKLIEQPSTYAFAKIKDELVLRHKENAESCITAKFFEDDRGIFVLSIQGYTVATNKPRNASFSFIGDEIEKLVEFLNHIQAMPIKNSGPLKITDEDLRKIVLSSVQAQAIFHDNQELFAEILRSEITKDDLVAVGFRKRQLQVFQRLLEDVEYFNDVKTKKQCSNEAVWQRFFEKNPWIFGYGLSYIQLSGLDDRKLEQVVHGHTVTEPGKRVDALLRTRGVISSLCFVEIKTHKTPLLQGQSYRQGCWAPSSELTGGISQVQGTVALATETIRTKLSLVDDVGNPTGEEAFNYSPKSFLVVGSLQEFVGDHGINQERYRSFELFRRNTTSPEIITFDELYERARFIVQQYEA
- a CDS encoding fatty acid desaturase, with the translated sequence MAEMESPYGSQRAGHVWPEWYGGLAAYRNPDNWKAAGQLANTLLPYFALWYLMVRSLQLGYPYPVTLLLALPAAALLVRIFILFHDCVHGSFFSAKGANTFCGYLCGLLVFTSFENWRFSHLRHHATYANLDTRGYGDIWTMTRSEYAGADRTTRWQYRLYRNPLVMFPLGALYSFLLGHRLPTRNSRRAERMSVLLTNLLLLGISLLVSHFIGWRIYLLVQIPVLGLAGAAGIWLFYVQHQFSGVYWARKEEWNPLRAAMEGSSFYRLPPLLRWFSGNIGYHHIHHLGPRIPNYRLRACFAAIPALNAKAPLTLAASLSAVRLKLWDEEAQQLVAFD